In the genome of Eggerthella sp. YY7918, one region contains:
- a CDS encoding phosphoribosylaminoimidazolesuccinocarboxamide synthase, producing the protein MAGMDIKPDSQGKVRDLYDLGDKLLLVATDRISAFDYILEDEIPHKGAVLTQLSCFWFELLDGVVENHLISADVADLPEQFQPYADYLRGRFMLVKKADMFPAECIVRGYLAGSGLKEYQKQGTVCGIQLPEGLVNSSKLPEPIFTPSTKAEIGDHDENISFERLVNIIGEDDAVQLRDLSLKVYTTARDHAAERGVIIADTKFEFGRLDGKIILADEVLTPDSSRFWPGDEYAPGADQPSFDKQYVRDWLTANWDRQGNPPRLPQEVIERTSEKYIQAYEKITGRTFVPFA; encoded by the coding sequence ATGGCGGGGATGGATATCAAGCCCGATTCGCAAGGTAAAGTACGCGATCTGTATGATCTGGGTGACAAGCTGTTGCTGGTTGCAACGGACCGCATTTCGGCATTCGACTACATTTTGGAAGACGAGATTCCGCATAAGGGTGCGGTGCTCACGCAGCTGTCGTGCTTCTGGTTCGAGTTGCTGGACGGCGTGGTTGAAAACCACCTGATCAGCGCCGATGTAGCTGATCTGCCCGAGCAGTTCCAGCCGTACGCCGACTACCTGCGCGGCCGCTTCATGCTAGTGAAAAAGGCCGATATGTTCCCCGCCGAGTGCATCGTGCGCGGCTATTTGGCAGGCAGCGGCCTTAAAGAGTATCAGAAGCAGGGCACGGTGTGTGGCATTCAGCTGCCCGAGGGTCTGGTGAATTCTTCGAAGTTGCCCGAACCCATCTTCACGCCGTCAACGAAGGCCGAGATTGGCGACCACGACGAAAACATCAGCTTCGAGCGTTTGGTGAACATCATCGGCGAGGACGATGCTGTGCAGTTGCGCGACCTGTCGCTGAAGGTGTACACCACGGCGCGCGACCATGCGGCCGAACGCGGCGTAATTATCGCCGATACGAAGTTTGAGTTTGGCCGCTTGGATGGCAAAATCATTCTGGCCGATGAGGTGCTCACACCCGATTCGTCACGCTTCTGGCCTGGCGATGAGTACGCTCCCGGCGCCGATCAGCCCAGCTTCGACAAGCAATATGTGCGCGATTGGCTGACCGCCAACTGGGATCGTCAGGGCAATCCTCCGCGGCTGCCCCAAGAGGTGATTGAACGTACGAGCGAGAAGTACATACAAGCCTACGAAAAAATAACCGGGCGGACTTTTGTTCCGTTTGCTTAA
- the napA gene encoding nitrate reductase catalytic subunit NapA produces MSVTRRVFVKATAVALASAAAGGTLSTLVGCSGEGTSAASGEGTKYTAVCRFCGCGCGVICEVKDNRLVSVTGDPDNNSNRGLNCVKGYYLGKILYGEDRLTKPLIRDDSSTKGTDEGLREATWDEALELVSTKLKETWKNDKSRLAFWGSGQQPITEGYCTAKFWKAGLLSNNIDPNARLCMASAVVGFMNVFQTDEPAGCYTDLDEADVFITWGANMAEAHPMLYSRLTARKISGTGVRHYDLGTIRTRTSESADKTLIFKPNTDLAIANCIANYLVQNNLYDAAFVNDHLQFKQGTENIGNPTDDGYDASPIAQDADKVANITFEEYAARLAPYTFEYTSELSGVPVEDLQELANVFADPDTKVMSLWTMGVNQHNRGTWMNHNIYNIHLLSGKIAQPGNGPFSLTGQPTACGTAREVGVFSHRLPADLVVNNPQHRRYTEALWNLSEGYLDEIQKPGFHTVKIFREMSKGNIDFLWTAHNNWAQSMPNLTRFLGRGDQKGIFDTFIVVNEVYPTLSTKYADVVFPVAMWVEREGQFGNAERRTSVFEKAVDPPGEAKWDLWIIMEVARRVLDGEKIDGNDAFDHLFGFIYDKEAADFKADSRETNRLIWEEYRSFSNPSMNERAKAINDDADGTFEAKLKMEAKQLAPYEEYLTHHGMTWPVREVDGKWLETKWRFCTGAQEDGFDEVGVEMYGTEGLAGGVSFYKSAKAKPSVVFRPYEPPAETPDETYPFYFVTGRLLEHWHTGTMTRRVEELNRALPEALLDMNPDDCEALGLVDGDIAHVASRFGEFDIKVSTAGRTKPPAGVVFAPFFAEETLVNLAVQDTYCPLSKEPDYKKTCVSITKAKG; encoded by the coding sequence ATGAGCGTAACAAGACGAGTATTCGTAAAGGCCACGGCGGTAGCGCTCGCCAGCGCTGCAGCAGGTGGCACCCTTTCGACTCTCGTCGGATGCTCCGGTGAAGGTACATCGGCAGCGTCGGGCGAGGGCACCAAATACACCGCGGTTTGCCGTTTCTGCGGCTGTGGCTGTGGCGTTATTTGCGAGGTGAAGGACAATCGCTTGGTCAGCGTTACCGGCGACCCCGACAACAACTCCAACCGTGGTCTTAACTGTGTTAAGGGCTACTATTTGGGCAAGATTCTTTACGGCGAGGATCGCCTGACCAAGCCGCTCATCCGCGATGATAGCTCCACAAAGGGCACCGACGAGGGCCTGCGCGAAGCAACGTGGGATGAGGCGCTTGAGTTGGTATCCACGAAGCTGAAGGAAACCTGGAAAAACGACAAGAGCCGCTTGGCCTTTTGGGGCAGCGGACAGCAGCCGATCACCGAGGGATATTGTACCGCCAAGTTCTGGAAAGCGGGACTGCTCTCCAACAACATCGATCCCAATGCGCGTTTGTGCATGGCCAGCGCTGTCGTCGGCTTTATGAACGTGTTTCAAACCGACGAGCCAGCAGGCTGCTACACCGATCTTGATGAGGCGGACGTGTTTATAACCTGGGGCGCCAACATGGCCGAAGCGCATCCCATGCTCTACTCGCGTCTAACCGCCCGCAAGATTTCGGGCACAGGGGTCAGGCACTATGACCTGGGTACCATCAGAACGCGCACAAGCGAAAGCGCCGACAAGACGCTTATCTTTAAGCCCAACACCGACCTTGCCATCGCCAACTGCATTGCGAACTATCTGGTACAGAATAACCTCTACGATGCGGCGTTTGTCAACGACCACCTGCAGTTTAAACAGGGTACGGAAAACATCGGCAACCCCACCGACGACGGCTATGATGCCAGCCCTATCGCCCAAGATGCCGACAAAGTGGCCAACATCACCTTCGAAGAGTATGCTGCGCGTTTGGCGCCCTACACCTTTGAATACACCTCGGAGCTTTCAGGCGTACCAGTTGAGGACCTGCAAGAGCTGGCCAACGTATTCGCTGATCCCGACACGAAGGTTATGTCGTTGTGGACCATGGGCGTGAACCAGCACAACCGCGGCACATGGATGAATCATAACATTTATAACATTCATCTTTTGTCCGGAAAAATCGCTCAACCGGGTAATGGACCGTTCTCGCTGACGGGTCAGCCAACGGCCTGCGGCACAGCGCGCGAGGTGGGTGTATTTAGCCACCGCCTTCCCGCCGACCTCGTGGTCAACAATCCTCAGCATCGTCGCTATACCGAAGCACTGTGGAATCTTTCAGAGGGCTACCTTGATGAAATTCAAAAGCCTGGTTTCCATACGGTGAAAATTTTCCGCGAGATGTCGAAGGGTAACATCGACTTTTTGTGGACCGCGCACAACAACTGGGCGCAATCCATGCCCAACCTCACTCGCTTCCTCGGTCGCGGCGATCAGAAGGGCATCTTCGATACGTTTATCGTCGTGAATGAAGTTTATCCCACCCTTTCAACCAAGTACGCCGACGTGGTATTTCCCGTTGCCATGTGGGTGGAACGCGAAGGTCAGTTCGGCAATGCTGAACGACGCACTTCGGTGTTTGAAAAGGCGGTCGACCCTCCGGGAGAAGCCAAGTGGGATTTGTGGATCATCATGGAAGTGGCTCGTCGCGTGCTTGATGGCGAGAAGATTGACGGCAACGACGCGTTCGACCACCTGTTCGGCTTTATCTATGATAAGGAAGCGGCGGACTTCAAGGCCGACTCCCGCGAAACAAACCGACTGATCTGGGAAGAGTATCGCTCGTTCTCGAACCCGAGCATGAACGAACGCGCTAAAGCCATCAACGACGACGCCGATGGAACATTCGAAGCGAAGCTGAAGATGGAAGCCAAGCAGCTGGCTCCCTACGAGGAATACCTCACGCACCATGGCATGACCTGGCCCGTTCGTGAAGTTGACGGAAAGTGGCTCGAAACCAAATGGCGTTTCTGCACCGGTGCACAAGAAGACGGCTTCGATGAAGTGGGCGTGGAAATGTATGGCACCGAAGGCCTTGCGGGGGGCGTCAGTTTCTACAAATCTGCCAAGGCAAAGCCCTCGGTGGTGTTCCGTCCTTACGAACCACCCGCAGAAACCCCCGATGAAACCTATCCTTTCTACTTTGTGACCGGTCGTTTGCTAGAGCATTGGCACACGGGCACCATGACGCGCCGCGTGGAAGAGCTAAATCGCGCGCTGCCCGAGGCGTTGCTGGACATGAATCCAGACGATTGCGAGGCACTTGGTCTTGTTGATGGCGACATCGCACATGTTGCTTCGCGCTTTGGCGAATTCGATATCAAGGTATCGACGGCAGGCAGAACCAAACCGCCAGCCGGCGTGGTGTTCGCTCCCTTCTTCGCCGAAGAAACGCTTGTCAACCTGGCAGTTCAGGATACCTACTGCCCGCTTTCAAAGGAACCCGACTACAAAAAGACCTGCGTGTCCATCACGAAGGCGAAGGGGTGA
- a CDS encoding twin-arginine translocation signal domain-containing protein, with protein sequence MVTRRSTHAHHAKPRSSAARRAKRNAGGGSPYAGGTRPASRGGRVGNVADLGNGAAKNARPGRSSRGGATSVGNVAGLGGSGASPNKRSRQSNSSRPPAARNTNGASGIQIPTPNGGEVLLTRRHFLYGALGIGALAAAAGGASVVVDQMNHSDDDTITVLEVPETSVVTSDSLTEVDAADHMSLIGNFELPYGTLVWASDDNLAACLLPTEQANPVAQVGLLSLGSGSYTIVLEKAVGADEGFEIYDVRATSAGLVWTEADILDGTWRVYAATHDGASTGEPTLVEEGGIDWDTPTITAVGNYAFWQVVPKVDGERYTEGSSLKRVKMGSSNVEVVYEARGRMATPPYALADSVVITPRADSSTVYYQLTHIDAESNSVLDTMTLPASMRPLEAGYGETGFMFSFDAIYNYGDGISNLGTYTPTSAVTDGSYSDATWFRFSRTPTAAPAWCGSYLMVKSTKAVCGINLATNESFSFDVENGADDYGEYLASTGTRDAIVTFTNVDDNPVNGEPKKACIVKVWAPTT encoded by the coding sequence ATGGTAACCCGCAGATCAACACACGCTCATCACGCAAAACCCCGCTCGTCGGCCGCACGCCGTGCGAAACGCAACGCGGGCGGCGGCTCGCCGTATGCAGGCGGCACAAGGCCAGCGTCGCGCGGAGGACGCGTCGGAAACGTCGCCGATTTAGGCAATGGTGCAGCGAAAAACGCGCGTCCCGGTCGTTCCAGTCGCGGCGGCGCAACAAGCGTCGGAAACGTTGCCGGCTTGGGCGGCTCTGGCGCGAGCCCGAACAAACGGTCTCGCCAGTCGAACAGCAGCCGACCTCCCGCTGCCAGAAATACAAACGGTGCGAGCGGAATTCAGATACCTACCCCGAACGGTGGCGAAGTGCTGCTGACGCGCCGCCATTTCCTGTACGGGGCATTGGGCATTGGCGCGCTTGCCGCTGCTGCTGGCGGGGCATCTGTGGTTGTCGACCAGATGAACCACAGCGACGACGACACCATCACCGTGCTTGAAGTCCCCGAGACGTCGGTGGTCACGTCCGATTCGCTCACAGAGGTCGATGCCGCCGATCATATGTCCCTCATTGGAAATTTTGAACTGCCCTACGGGACGCTTGTTTGGGCAAGCGACGATAACCTTGCCGCTTGCCTCCTGCCAACCGAGCAGGCAAATCCTGTCGCGCAGGTGGGTCTGCTTTCGCTCGGTTCAGGATCGTACACTATCGTGCTTGAAAAGGCCGTAGGCGCCGACGAAGGATTCGAAATATATGACGTTCGCGCCACCTCGGCGGGGCTCGTTTGGACAGAAGCGGACATTCTTGACGGCACCTGGCGCGTGTACGCTGCAACTCATGATGGCGCAAGCACGGGTGAACCCACGCTTGTCGAAGAAGGCGGAATCGACTGGGATACCCCCACCATCACGGCTGTGGGTAATTATGCATTTTGGCAGGTAGTTCCCAAGGTAGATGGCGAACGCTACACCGAAGGATCTTCGCTCAAACGTGTGAAAATGGGTTCGTCGAACGTCGAGGTTGTCTACGAAGCGCGCGGACGCATGGCAACGCCTCCCTACGCCTTGGCAGATTCGGTTGTCATCACGCCGCGAGCCGATTCCTCCACCGTGTATTACCAGCTCACTCACATTGATGCCGAATCGAACAGCGTTTTGGACACCATGACCCTGCCCGCTTCGATGCGCCCGCTTGAAGCAGGTTACGGCGAAACCGGCTTCATGTTTTCATTTGATGCCATCTATAACTACGGGGACGGCATATCAAATTTAGGCACCTACACACCCACAAGTGCCGTCACCGACGGCAGCTACAGCGATGCCACCTGGTTCCGCTTCAGCCGCACCCCTACCGCAGCACCTGCGTGGTGTGGTTCGTACCTGATGGTAAAGTCAACGAAGGCTGTATGTGGCATTAACCTGGCCACAAACGAGTCCTTCTCTTTCGATGTCGAAAACGGCGCCGATGACTACGGCGAATACCTCGCCTCTACCGGCACGCGCGATGCAATAGTGACCTTCACCAACGTCGATGACAATCCCGTCAACGGCGAACCCAAAAAAGCTTGCATCGTCAAGGTATGGGCACCTACGACGTAG
- a CDS encoding 4Fe-4S dicluster domain-containing protein codes for MKLSHAMVGVAAAALGLRAVSCTPRDSAHLLRPPGAQGESDFMARCIKCGKCIEACPYVAITVADGSSGLAVGTPVIDAREQACRLCDDFPCVTACPTDALRDVTARDEVHMGTAVIDEEVCIAFQGMRCEVCYRVCPLIDEAITIDYRMREGDDIHAVFAPIIDKERCVGCGLCVERCVVSDPYVPIRIATDDKQSEA; via the coding sequence ATGAAACTGTCACATGCTATGGTTGGTGTTGCCGCAGCCGCACTGGGTCTTCGGGCTGTTTCGTGCACACCGCGAGATTCCGCTCACTTGTTGCGCCCTCCCGGAGCTCAGGGAGAATCCGATTTCATGGCACGCTGCATCAAATGCGGCAAATGCATCGAAGCGTGCCCCTATGTTGCCATCACGGTAGCCGATGGAAGTTCTGGTTTGGCTGTCGGCACGCCCGTTATTGATGCGCGTGAACAGGCCTGTCGTCTCTGTGACGATTTTCCCTGCGTCACCGCCTGTCCCACAGATGCCCTCCGCGATGTTACCGCACGCGATGAGGTTCATATGGGCACCGCGGTTATCGACGAGGAGGTCTGCATTGCTTTTCAGGGCATGCGCTGCGAGGTTTGCTATCGCGTTTGCCCCCTTATCGACGAAGCCATCACCATTGACTACCGCATGCGCGAAGGCGATGACATCCATGCGGTATTCGCCCCCATTATCGACAAAGAGAGGTGTGTCGGCTGCGGACTGTGCGTCGAAAGATGCGTGGTGAGCGATCCGTATGTTCCCATTCGCATCGCCACCGACGACAAGCAATCCGAAGCTTAA
- a CDS encoding chaperone NapD has protein sequence MVISSLVIETVPELTTDAAGKLDALEGVEVHEIQDYKIVVTIEAETLDDSHAIASSFIGIEGVTGINLIYANFEEDPTLSQAGKQ, from the coding sequence ATGGTCATCTCAAGCTTGGTTATAGAAACGGTACCCGAACTCACGACCGATGCGGCGGGTAAGCTTGATGCGCTCGAAGGTGTTGAAGTGCACGAGATACAAGACTATAAAATTGTCGTGACGATTGAGGCTGAAACCCTTGATGATTCTCATGCCATCGCAAGTTCGTTTATTGGCATCGAAGGCGTTACCGGCATCAATCTTATCTACGCCAACTTCGAGGAGGACCCCACTCTCTCCCAGGCGGGCAAACAATGA
- a CDS encoding response regulator transcription factor yields MSNETRRILLVEDEKAIRDAVTAYLERENYWVTAVGDGQEALEEFSKHHFDLVILDLMLPRVPGERVCRAIRDNSDVPIIMLTAKGEVEDRIIGLELGADDYLVKPFSPRELVARARALLRRVHADSEPQREVLEFGELTIDVSGHKVLVNGEEIDLTASEFKLLTTLSRYPGRVYSRMELVEKVLGYDFEGYERTIDSHVKNLRAKIGDNPRSPKWLHTVHGVGYRFEDPTKVAQ; encoded by the coding sequence ATGAGCAACGAGACGCGACGTATATTGCTGGTTGAGGACGAGAAGGCAATCCGCGACGCCGTGACGGCGTATCTGGAGCGAGAGAACTACTGGGTGACGGCGGTTGGCGATGGTCAAGAGGCGCTTGAGGAATTCTCGAAGCACCACTTCGATCTGGTCATTCTTGACCTCATGCTTCCGCGCGTGCCGGGCGAGCGCGTGTGCCGCGCCATTCGCGACAACTCGGATGTGCCCATCATCATGCTTACCGCAAAAGGCGAGGTGGAAGACCGCATCATCGGCTTGGAGCTTGGCGCCGATGACTATTTGGTGAAGCCTTTTAGCCCCCGCGAGCTGGTTGCCCGCGCCCGCGCGCTGCTGCGCCGCGTGCACGCCGACAGCGAGCCGCAGCGTGAGGTGCTGGAGTTTGGCGAGCTCACCATCGACGTGTCGGGCCACAAAGTGCTCGTCAACGGCGAAGAGATCGACCTCACGGCCAGCGAGTTCAAGTTGCTCACCACGTTGTCGCGCTATCCCGGTCGCGTGTATTCTCGTATGGAGCTGGTGGAGAAGGTGCTCGGCTACGACTTCGAGGGTTACGAGCGCACTATCGACTCGCACGTGAAGAACCTGCGCGCGAAGATTGGCGACAACCCGCGCAGCCCGAAGTGGTTGCATACGGTTCACGGTGTGGGCTATCGCTTTGAAGATCCCACCAAGGTTGCCCAGTAA
- a CDS encoding ATP-binding protein, whose product MDTGPLEPVVVLNESTKSSTRKRRFLRWDSLTYTTRVTMAFAFVAAMTALVAIGVLSFVWEQHFQTYTQENMNKLAESTARNIEAIYNTTGTLYDPQVVAAAEYAANLNSGVAVAIRDNQNGGTFVWDSTRMKIDGEDESEAGSGLPTGRLSTMPPFTSDSQVAYHNIEHDGSAIGSVLVWVLGSETLLRSTDEEFRDNSYQAMVFATVLAIVLAACIGFLFARALVSPINRMTRTAKAIKEGDLTARTDLHGEDEIARLGETFDAMADSIERDRELERRLTTDVAHELRTPLMAIQSTVEAMVDGVFEADEERLETVNSEVQRLSRLVDAILKLSRLENRSTPLKKEVVDVGELIAGIVATHEAFVADSNLTLKYEMEPGVRVLGDADMIRQATANLISNAVRYTPEGGRITVRVKRGDIMASIAVQDTGIGLTPEEAKMVFSRFWRADSGRTRESGGLGIGLSVVKEIVERHSGWVQVEGKQGEGACFTIHIPLYEEHPSQRISRGTKSAKSQKSRGKSRKDQK is encoded by the coding sequence ATGGATACGGGTCCGCTCGAACCCGTTGTGGTGCTCAATGAAAGCACGAAATCGTCTACGCGCAAACGCAGGTTTCTTCGTTGGGATAGTTTGACCTACACCACGCGCGTTACGATGGCGTTTGCTTTTGTGGCCGCCATGACGGCGCTTGTGGCAATCGGCGTGCTCTCGTTTGTGTGGGAGCAGCATTTCCAAACCTATACGCAAGAAAACATGAATAAGCTGGCTGAATCGACAGCGAGGAATATCGAAGCTATCTACAATACGACGGGAACGCTTTACGATCCTCAAGTGGTTGCCGCGGCGGAGTATGCGGCAAATCTCAACAGCGGCGTGGCCGTGGCGATTCGCGACAACCAAAACGGCGGGACTTTCGTCTGGGACTCCACGCGCATGAAGATCGACGGGGAAGACGAGAGCGAAGCAGGAAGCGGATTGCCAACCGGACGTCTGTCCACCATGCCGCCGTTTACCTCGGACAGTCAGGTGGCGTATCACAATATCGAGCACGATGGTTCGGCTATTGGATCGGTGCTCGTCTGGGTGCTGGGCTCCGAGACGCTTTTGCGTTCAACTGACGAGGAGTTCCGCGACAATTCCTATCAGGCTATGGTGTTTGCTACGGTATTGGCTATCGTGCTGGCAGCCTGTATTGGTTTCTTGTTTGCACGTGCGCTTGTGAGCCCCATCAACCGTATGACCCGCACTGCCAAAGCCATCAAAGAAGGTGACCTTACGGCGCGTACCGACCTGCACGGCGAGGACGAGATTGCGCGTCTGGGCGAAACCTTTGACGCTATGGCCGATTCCATCGAGCGCGACCGCGAGCTTGAACGCCGCCTGACCACCGACGTGGCACACGAGTTGCGCACGCCGCTTATGGCAATCCAGTCAACGGTTGAAGCGATGGTGGACGGCGTGTTCGAGGCCGACGAAGAGCGCCTTGAAACCGTCAATTCCGAAGTGCAGCGCCTAAGCCGTCTGGTCGATGCCATCCTAAAGCTTTCTCGCCTTGAGAACCGATCCACGCCCCTCAAGAAAGAAGTGGTTGACGTGGGCGAACTCATCGCGGGCATTGTGGCCACGCATGAGGCGTTCGTGGCTGATTCGAACCTCACATTGAAATACGAGATGGAACCCGGCGTACGCGTGCTCGGTGATGCCGACATGATTCGCCAGGCGACAGCCAACCTCATTTCCAACGCGGTGCGCTATACGCCCGAAGGGGGTCGTATTACCGTACGGGTGAAGCGCGGCGACATCATGGCGTCTATCGCGGTGCAGGATACCGGCATTGGGCTCACGCCTGAGGAAGCGAAAATGGTGTTCTCGCGTTTCTGGCGAGCCGACTCCGGACGTACGCGTGAAAGCGGCGGTTTGGGTATCGGACTGTCTGTGGTGAAGGAGATTGTCGAGCGTCACAGCGGATGGGTGCAGGTGGAAGGCAAGCAGGGCGAAGGCGCCTGCTTTACCATTCACATTCCCCTCTACGAGGAGCATCCTTCGCAACGGATATCGCGGGGAACGAAATCGGCGAAGTCGCAAAAATCACGCGGAAAGTCGCGTAAGGATCAGAAGTAA